In Uranotaenia lowii strain MFRU-FL chromosome 2, ASM2978415v1, whole genome shotgun sequence, one genomic interval encodes:
- the LOC129741126 gene encoding homeobox protein invected-like yields the protein MATIMSHQLPLIPLPLKATTAVALAKTTAGLMMSGLLGKHPGADIYENGSMSLPTDRSSPDMVSEARSSPESLMISHKDRDDDQMSCCSEDSELSVGQEGLEENDKTMNSDEKLSIASANSRMDIEKLIDRHSSVDAAEDMSNDSSRYSSSKDLPEDYLKIPVMRPSPTRLHEEFLRNSQLYAEELMRQQMQIVAAARGINLSPKPLESTLGLVSRLQDNRSPGRLGLPEDPHKLGFRPHIRGVGDLYPDQNRWSDERSVRSPPETSSFRGIHSHLSAISQITQNLNSDISKLTSRASLTSRESSESPPQGPAHLLQLQHNMALNDQNLKFSIDNILKADFGRRITEPLSRSGKSYSRKPSAACGEKPSAAPISSAAIDLTEKGGGGSVASRQSSSSSASGSEVEVPMSPSQSSTSSSSKVATEGTSGTGGSGGSSTSSGSGGPMVWPAWVYCTRYSDRPSSGEFRETENWASRDRDDDEREAMTNSERREFRLEYDWGYGNEGERKFPFEFQNNCRREDD from the coding sequence ATGGCTACAATTATGTCCCATCAGCTGCCATTGATTCCACTGCCGTTGAAGGCGACCACGGCAGTTGCTCTGGCCAAAACTACCGCCGGGTTGATGATGTCTGGGCTGCTAGGGAAGCATCCGGGGGCGGATATCTACGAAAACGGATCGATGTCTTTGCCGACGGATCGCAGCAGTCCGGATATGGTGAGCGAAGCTCGTTCCAGTCCGGAATCGCTAATGATTAGCCATAAGGATCGTGACGATGACCAGATGAGTTGTTGTAGTGAAGACAGCGAACTTTCAGTAGGCCAGGAAGGGCTGgaagaaaatgataaaactatgaATAGCGATGAAAAACTTAGTATTGCAAGTGCTAACTCACGGATGGAcattgaaaagttaatcgatAGACATAGCAGTGTGGATGCAGCGGAAGATATGAGCAACGATTCTTCGAGATACTCCAGCTCGAAGGACCTTCCGGAGGACTACCTAAAAATTCCGGTTATGAGACCGAGTCCCACAAGATTGCATGAAGAGTTCCTGAGGAACTCGCAGCTCTATGCAGAGGAGTTGATGCGGCAGCAGATGCAAATAGTAGCTGCAGCACGAGGAATTAATTTAAGTCCTAAACCCCTTGAGTCTACGCTAGGTCTTGTGTCAAGACTGCAAGACAATCGTAGCCCCGGTAGACTCGGTCTACCGGAAGACCCCCATAAGCTAGGATTCCGGCCTCACATCAGAGGAGTCGGTGATCTCTACCCTGATCAAAACCGATGGTCAGACGAACGCTCCGTTCGCTCACCTCCTGAAACCTCTTCCTTTCGCGGGATTCACTCTCACCTCAGTGCAATATCCCAAATTACTCAAAACCTCAATAGTGACATCAGCAAACTCACGTCCCGAGCGAGTTTGACCTCCCGCGAAAGTTCTGAATCCCCACCACAGGGACCAGCTCATTTACTCCAGCTCCAGCACAACATGGCCCTCAACGATCAGAACCTTAAGTTCAGCATAGACAACATTCTGAAGGCGGATTTCGGCCGCCGGATTACCGAACCGCTAAGCCGCAGTGGGAAAAGTTACTCGAGAAAGCCGTCGGCAGCGTGCGGCGAAAAACCATCTGCTGCCCCGATCTCGTCGGCGGCGATCGATTTAACCGAAAAAGGTGGTGGCGGCAGTGTTGCCAGCCGCCAATCTAGTTCTAGCAGTGCCAGTGGTAGTGAAGTTGAAGTGCCCATGTCTCCGTCGCAATCGTCCACCAGTTCCAGCAGCAAGGTTGCCACCGAAGGAACCTCCGGAACTGGTGGAAGTGGCGGATCTTCGACCAGCAGTGGCAGCGGAGGACCGATGGTGTGGCCAGCCTGGGTCTACTGTACCCGGTACAGCGATCGTCCCAGTTCAGGTGAGTTCCGGGAAACGGAAAATTGGGCCTCAAGAGACCGCGATGATGACGAACGCGAGGCAATGACGAACTCGGAGAGAAGAGAATTCCGCCTCGAGTACGATTGGGGTTACGGGAATGAGGGGGAAAGGAAGTTTccgtttgaatttcaaaacaactgcAGAAGGGAAGACGATTAG